The DNA segment TGCTTCTTCTTTTTTCTTCTCTTTGATTTTCTTAGCTACACCGTTTTTGTCAAACTTGTAGCCTGCGTATTTCGTACTGGTAGCTGCCTGACCCTTGCGGTTGAAATAATATTTCTTTCCGTCAATGGTTTTCCAGCCCTTTGTCATAAAGCCATACTTGTCGTAATAATATTTTTCTCCGTCTTTCTTCACCCAGCCACTCTGTAAAGAGCCGTCACTGGCGAAGTTATAGGACTTCCCGTCAATCTCTGTCTTTGCTGTCGCAAGAGAGCCGTCCTCTTTGAAGTACAGCTTCTTTCCGTCAACCGTCTGCCATCCCTTGACAATGTTTCCGTCCTGATCAAACAGATACTGGACTTTTTCGATTGTCTGTAAGCCATTCAGCTTTTCACCAAATTCGCTGTAATAGGATGTTTTGGTCTGATTCCAGCCAGTCAGCAGTACGCCGGATTTCTGGAACTGATATTCATGTCCGTCAATAACCTGTTTTCCGTTCACACGGTGTCCTTCGGCATCGAAGTAATACACAGAGCCGTTGATGGTCTTCCATTCGCTTGTTATCGGATGTCCGTTTGCATCCAGGTAGAAGCTGCCGCTTTCGTCGAACAGCCATGAGCTGGTCTTGACAGCACCTTCCTCTTTGTAAATGCGATCCGCTCCGGTTCCATGCCATCCGTCCGCATTCGTGGCAGCATATACAGTTGTGACTGCAGTTCCACCTGTTGCCAGGCACAGAATCAGCGCCACTTTTTTCGTATTTTTTTCAATAAAATTCATGTTGTCACCTCACAGTTTTGCATTCTAACAGAGAAAAATCCTTTTTGCAAACCCATTTTCTGTAAAATTCTCAAAATAAAGGCGGACAGCTGCTGTGATTACATGCAAATAGTCTCCTATTCATCACGGTTTCAACAACTACAGGGCTTCCTGATAATTTTTTTGAAAAAAATCCTTTTAATCCTTTTTGAACCAGTAGAGCGAGCCATTGGAATCCTCTGTACCACTGATGGGGTCAACACGTTTTTCCACGATAGCATCGCTTGGCTGATACCAGACACCCTTGCGGTTTTTATACAGTCCATTCAGGGTGTCCTTGAAGATATCCTTGCTGATGGTGTAATACTGCTTTTCCAATGCACGGTTATCATCAAAGCCGCTCCAGATGCCTACGGTATATTCCGGGTTGAAGCCCATAACCAGGGAATCCCAGTCACTGGTTCCGGATTTAGCAGCGACCTTTACATCCGGCTCATGTCCATACATGCTTGGGAAGGTGTAGGATTTATTGCGAATATCAAACGTGGAGGTCAGCATCTGATTCAGGATCAGCGTCTCGTCACGCTGCAGCAGCCGTTTCGGCTGTACCTCCCGTTTGTAAACGACATCGCTTCCACTGGTGATATGAGAAATCAGGGCAGGCTTAACATACAGACCCTCGGATGCAAAGGTGTTGTATATGCGGCTCAGCTCCAGCAAGGACATATTGACGGTTCCCAGTGCCTCGCTTGGATTTGGAGAGGACTGACGGATGTTGAAATCCAGTAATGCGTTATGCAGCGTATCCACGCCAAGAAAGAGCTGTGTCTTTACCGCGTAAATATTATCACTGAGGGAAATCGCATTGATCATGGAGATGTTTCCATTCGCATAGACATTGCCGTAATTGGATGGCGCATATTCTTCATTGTCGGCAATACGGAAGGTGGTCTTTTGTGAGGTGAACTGTGTGGCTGGTGTGAAGCCCTGCTGCAATGCACAATAATACAGCAGCGGCTTGATCGTGCTGGCGACCTGGCGTGAGGAATAGATGGCACGGTTGTATTGAGAAATCGTATAATCCTTTCCGCCGACCATAGCCATGACATTTCCGGTAAACGGCTGCGTAATGATTCCGGCTACCTCCAGCTCACTTGTAAGATCGACATGCTTTGTGACAGCATTGCTTAATTGCATCTGCACCTTTGGATCATAATACGTATGCACATGAATTTCCCGGTTCAAATCAATGTTGAGCTTGCTGAGCTCCTGTATTACTGCATCGATGTAATATTCATCAATTCCATACGTGCTGATATTCACATTGGTGGATAGCTTCAGCTCCTCTTTCATGGCTTTGTCGTATTGGGATGCTGTAATAACTTCATTGTTCTTAAGAATGCCCAGAATCAGATGCTCTCGTTTAATGGCATTGTCCTTATGCAAAAATGGTGAGTAAATACTCGGGCCGTTTGGGATTCCAATCAGCATGGCAGTTTCCGCTATACTGAGCTGACTGAGTTTTTTATCGAAGAAATATTCCGCTGCTGCATTTACACCATATACCCCATGGCCGAAATAGACCGTATTCAGATATCCCTCCAGAATGTCCTGCTTGCTGTATTGCATTTCCAGACGGGCTGCATAAAAAAACTCTTGTACCTTTCTGGACAGTGTCTGCTCATTTGTCAGAAACAGATTCTTTGCATATTGCTGTGTAATGGTGGAGCCTCCCTGACGGATATCACCGTGAAGCAGATTGGTTCCCAGCGCCTTGATAATTCTGACCGGATCAAAGCCGGCATGATAATAAAAGCGCTTATCCTCAACACTGACAAATGCATTTTGAACAAACTCGGGAATATCGTCAATGGATGTCCATTTCATATTTTTCTTAAAATTTGATTCATATATGACATTGCCGTTCACATCGTAAATCGTAATGTTCTTTCTCTGCTCATCCAGCGGCAGTCTGTTAAACAGCGCATAGGCATAGACGCATATAATCAACGTGAGCAGGACAAACAGCATTCCAAACACCAGCTTCCGGATTCTTTTCATAACAACACCTCGTATGCTATTAGTGTGAGCTTTTGCGCGTGCTTTAAACACAAAATATAAAAGTGATTTACCATATGAGAAAATATTATAAAATAGGAATATATAACTATTATTATAATGATGGTGGTACATATGAAACAGCAGCTTGATTGATATCTTTATGCATCCGATTCGTTTATCGTATTTTTGAAGACATAATTTATGTCAGTTTAAAGTACAGATATTTATATTATAAAAATAGAATATACAATAAATATAATAAAAATCAATCAAATAGAAATAGCGATATAAATGCCCGTATATTTGAATAACTGGTATTCGGATTCGACCTATATATTATAAGGAAGACTTTTTGATAGTCCCTATATAATATAAGGAAGAGTTTTTATCAAAAGTATGGAAATCGGATATGCTCCTATATAATATAAGGAAGACTTTTTCTATTCACAAAAGCTCTCTCTAATGAAAAATCAGATAAATAGAATACAGCTGGCATACTCATTCACAGGATATGAAATGGTACAGGAAATACCTTATTATAAAAGTGGAGTATCAAATGATATTCTACTTTTATAATATAATTTCACGATAACAAGTATATTCCAAAAGTATACTATGAATGTCTATAAAGGGAAAACAGACAATCGAAGGTTTTATGAAAGAAACAGGGAGTTAAAATTTTAAAGAGAAAAAGTGAAAAAAAGGTTGCACGATATTCAATTTCTGCTATAATGCTCATGATAAGTGGTGACAGCATGAAAAAGCATATCGTAGTAAAACAGAAACATCTTTACACTGGAGAGCGAAACCTCATGTTTGAAGGAAAGGCTTTTTTTTCTAATACGGACGGTTGTATCCGGCTTTCTTACACGGAAGGACACAGCGATACACAGGTCAGTGTTGAGGCCGGCGAAGACGAGCTTCGCATCATAAGGGATGGTGAAATCATAACCCGACTGTCGTTTCGGCATCAGTTAGAGACAACAGGATCTCTTCTGTCAGAATTTGGAACGATCGATATTGGAGTTTTTACGCATAAATATATAAAAAAAGAAAATATTATAGCCATTGAATATGATATTCTAAGCGGCGGTGAAGTCACTGACGGATATCGTATCCTTTGGATCATAAAGGAGGAACAGGCATGAATCAGATTGAAAACAACTTGAAACAGGCATTGAAGAACGCCGTGCAAAAAGCATTTGATACAGAACTGGATACGGCATCCATCGTTATTGAAATACCGAAGGATAAAAGCCATGGAGATTACTCAACCAATGTGGCAATGCAATTAACCAGAATGCTGAAAAACAATCCGCGTAAAATTGCAGAAGCTGTTGTCGAGGCGCTGGATAAGGATGCTGCAGATATTGAGCGCTGTGAAATAGCAGGGCCGGGCTTTATTAACTTTACGATTAAAAACACATCCCTTGCACAAATCATTACAAGAGTTCTGCATGAGCAGGACAGCTATGGACACAACAATGATGGAGAAGGTCTGAAGGTAAATGTGGAATATGTTTCTGCTAATCCGACAGGAGATCTGCATTTGGGACATGCCAGAGGTGCAGCATGGGGCGACAGCATAACCCGTCTGATGAAGGCAAGCGGCTATGATGTATGTCGTGAATATTATGTAAATGATGCAGGGAATCAGATTGTCAACCTTGGAAAAAGTCTGCAGGCCAGATATCGCGAGCATCTTGGACTGGATTTTGACTTGCCGGAAGATGGTTATCATGGTGAGGATGTAAAAAATATCGCAATCGCGATAGCAGATGAGTATAAGGATGCATATGTGGAATACAATGATGCAAATCTGAAATTCTTTAAAGAAAAAGGAATTGCATTTGAGCTTGATAAAATCCGTCGTGATTTGGATAACTTCCGTGTACACTTTGATGTATGGAGCAGTGAACAAAGCATTCGTGATGCTGGTAAGGTGGAGAAGGCACTGGATGTACTGCATGAAAAAGGGCTTACCTATGAGGAAGATGGTGCTCTTTGGTTTGCGACTACAAAATTCGGGGATGATAAGGATCGTGTTCTTAGAAAAAAAGACGGCTCCTATACATATCTGGTACCGGATATAGCATATCATAAGGATAAGCTGGATCGTGGCTTTGATATGCTCGTGGATTTGCTTGGTGCAGATCATCATGGATACATTCCCCGGCTGAAGGCAAGTATTGAGGCACTGGGAAATAATCCGGATAAGCTGCAGGTCGATATTATACAGATGGTACGTCTTGTTGAAAACGGCGAAGAGGTCAAAATGAGTAAACGGCTTGGCAATGCAGTCACCATTCGGGAGCTCTGTGAGGAAGTGGGCGTTGACGCTGTACGCTACTTCTTTGTGCAGCGTGCTGTGGACACGCACCTGGACTTTGACCTTGGTCTGGCGAGAAAACAAAGCAATGACAACCCTGTATATTATGCACAGTATGCACATGCCCGTATCTGTTCCATTCTGCGGCAGGCTTCCGAAATTGCGGAAGCGCAGTCTTTTGAGCTGCTGACACATGAAAAGGAAATCGCATTGATGAAGTATATCAATGAATTTACGAATGTTGTCAGTGATGCTGCACGCTCCCGTGCACCGCATAAGGTCTGCAACTATATTCAGAAGCTGGCTCAGCATTTCCACAGCTTCTATAATGTATGTAAGGTAAATGATCCTCAGCAGCCGGAGCTTTCTTCCCAGCGTCTGGCACTGTTGAAGGCCACAAAAATCACATTGAAAAATGCTTTATATCTGATCGGCGTTGACGCCATTGAAAAAATGTAGGAGGAACGTAAAAGTTATTATGAAAAAGTCTATGGTCGATGTAGCATATGATTTAATGTCTACGAAAAAGAAAGCAACCGTATTCCTGAAGCTGTGGGAAGAGGTATGTCAGGTTATGGCATTCACGAAGCAGCAGGAGGAAGACAACATTGCACAGTTCTACAGTGATCTGTCACTGGATGACCGGTTTGTGAACATTGGGGAGAACAAATGGGATCTCAGAGAACGCCACACCTACCATGAGGTTGTCGTGGATACAGAAGAAATTCTTATCGATGAAGAAACCGATGATGATTATGAAGAAGAGGAAGCTGCAAAAGCAGGGGATGAAGAATTCTAACAGGGATATCATCCCTTTTCTTTTCGTCAAATATGCTATGCAAAATGCGAAAAGTAAGCATCACAGGCGATAACGGTGAAAGAACGCGATCTGCTTTTATAAGGTAATACGAAGAAGCTGTCCTGTTTGATAAATAGAAATATTGCATACCATCATCCTCTTAAAAAAGACTGTTTGAAGGATGCTGCTATACATAGAGGATAACAGCTGTATAACTTTTTACTTAGCGCGAATGAGCAGCAGACATCTGGTATAAAGCATAACCACGCAGAAGTATCATTCACAGCTTTAAGGAAACAGGGAGCAATAAAAACATATAACGAATGCACTGCTATAGTTGTATTATAATCCCATACGCTTTCCCTGATTCTGAATACATATCCCATAAATCCGCGTTGACTGTGTATTGGAACAACAAATATGCCCTTTTTTGAAAATATGTGTTCTAAACCTTTTCAAAAGGGGAAAAATGCAGTAGAATAATAGTGTTAAGAGACTAAAAGGAGGAATTTGATTATGGCATTAGTATCCGCAACAGAAATGCTGAATAAAGCACATGAAGGTCATTACGCAGTTGGTGCTTTCAACATTAACAACCTTGAATGGACAAAGATGATTTTACTGGCAGCAGAAGAAGCAAAATCTCCAGTTATGCTGGGAGTATCTGAAGGTGCTGCAAAATACATGTGTGGATTCAAAACTGTAGTAGCTATGGTTAAAGAAGTTCACGACAGCCTGGGAATCACAGTTCCGGTTGCTCTGCACCTGGATCACGGTAGCTATGAAGGCGCAAAGGCTTGTATCGAAGCAGGCTTTACATCTGTAATGTTTGACGGTTCTCACTATGCATTCGAAGAAAACCTGGCAAAATCCAAAGAAATGATTGAGCTTGCTCATTCAAAAGGATTATCCATCGAATGTGAAGTTGGTGGAATCGGTGGTGAAGAAGATGGTGTTGCATCCATGGGTGAGCTTGCTGATCCTCAGGAATGTAAGACAATCGCTGAGCTGGGAGTAGACTTCCTGGCTGCCGGAATTGGTAACATCCACGGTAAATACCCTGCTGACTGGGCTGGCCTGAACTTTGAGCGTCTGGGAGAAATTCAGGACGTTACAAACGGAAAACCGCTGGTACTGCATGGTGGATCCGGAATCCCTGCTGATCAGATTGCTAAGGCTATCTCTTTAGGTGTTTCCAAAATCAACGTTAATACTGAGCTGCAGCTGGTATTCGCAGATGCTACACGTAAATATGTAGAAGCTGGAAAAGACCTGGAAGGTAAAGGATATGATCCTCGTAAGCTGCTGAAGCCTGGATGCGATGCAATCAAAGATAAGGTTACATCCATGATGAAGGAATTCGGTTCTTACGGTAAAGCTGAATAATGAAACATAGGACGGCAGATATTCTGCCGTTTTTCAAACAGATATCATAATTGTTCCATGTATGATATGAAATTATGAATTGGGGTATGCTATTCAATGCATGCTCCTTTTTTCTTTCATTATATGCATAACAGTGGATTTTATAGGAATATGACAGTATTTAACTAAACTATAAAAACAATGCGGATATTTTTGTACAGATTGTGTCAAAAGATGTGAAAAGAATTGGATTTGATTTTAAAGGACATGCTTGTTATTTTATAATAAGAAACAACTGTTTCTGATACCATGGGAGTGATTGTATGAACAAATTTATGCTTCTCGTCTTACTGACTGTCATCATGATAGCGGTTGCCGTTCCCTTTATTATTCGCAGTCTGTTATGGAACAGAGTGCTGAAGCAGCTGCATCGCGGACAATATGACAAGGTTTTATCCATGTTGAACAGTAAGGCCTTTCAGTTGTTCTTCAAAGAATTTGACCGTGACTGGAATACGCTTCGTGTCTATCTGGCACAGGGAAATAATCGTAAAATTGAAGAGCAGACCAGAAGGCTGCTTGATGGTAAGCTGAGTGATGCACAGGCCTATCAGATTGCCAGTCAAACCTTCTTCTATTTTCTGGATAGGGAAAATAACGAGGTATGTAAACAGCT comes from the Erysipelotrichaceae bacterium 66202529 genome and includes:
- the fba gene encoding class II fructose-1,6-bisphosphate aldolase; translated protein: MALVSATEMLNKAHEGHYAVGAFNINNLEWTKMILLAAEEAKSPVMLGVSEGAAKYMCGFKTVVAMVKEVHDSLGITVPVALHLDHGSYEGAKACIEAGFTSVMFDGSHYAFEENLAKSKEMIELAHSKGLSIECEVGGIGGEEDGVASMGELADPQECKTIAELGVDFLAAGIGNIHGKYPADWAGLNFERLGEIQDVTNGKPLVLHGGSGIPADQIAKAISLGVSKINVNTELQLVFADATRKYVEAGKDLEGKGYDPRKLLKPGCDAIKDKVTSMMKEFGSYGKAE
- a CDS encoding penicillin-binding protein encodes the protein MKRIRKLVFGMLFVLLTLIICVYAYALFNRLPLDEQRKNITIYDVNGNVIYESNFKKNMKWTSIDDIPEFVQNAFVSVEDKRFYYHAGFDPVRIIKALGTNLLHGDIRQGGSTITQQYAKNLFLTNEQTLSRKVQEFFYAARLEMQYSKQDILEGYLNTVYFGHGVYGVNAAAEYFFDKKLSQLSIAETAMLIGIPNGPSIYSPFLHKDNAIKREHLILGILKNNEVITASQYDKAMKEELKLSTNVNISTYGIDEYYIDAVIQELSKLNIDLNREIHVHTYYDPKVQMQLSNAVTKHVDLTSELEVAGIITQPFTGNVMAMVGGKDYTISQYNRAIYSSRQVASTIKPLLYYCALQQGFTPATQFTSQKTTFRIADNEEYAPSNYGNVYANGNISMINAISLSDNIYAVKTQLFLGVDTLHNALLDFNIRQSSPNPSEALGTVNMSLLELSRIYNTFASEGLYVKPALISHITSGSDVVYKREVQPKRLLQRDETLILNQMLTSTFDIRNKSYTFPSMYGHEPDVKVAAKSGTSDWDSLVMGFNPEYTVGIWSGFDDNRALEKQYYTISKDIFKDTLNGLYKNRKGVWYQPSDAIVEKRVDPISGTEDSNGSLYWFKKD
- a CDS encoding DUF1934 family protein yields the protein MLMISGDSMKKHIVVKQKHLYTGERNLMFEGKAFFSNTDGCIRLSYTEGHSDTQVSVEAGEDELRIIRDGEIITRLSFRHQLETTGSLLSEFGTIDIGVFTHKYIKKENIIAIEYDILSGGEVTDGYRILWIIKEEQA
- a CDS encoding arginine--tRNA ligase, encoding MNQIENNLKQALKNAVQKAFDTELDTASIVIEIPKDKSHGDYSTNVAMQLTRMLKNNPRKIAEAVVEALDKDAADIERCEIAGPGFINFTIKNTSLAQIITRVLHEQDSYGHNNDGEGLKVNVEYVSANPTGDLHLGHARGAAWGDSITRLMKASGYDVCREYYVNDAGNQIVNLGKSLQARYREHLGLDFDLPEDGYHGEDVKNIAIAIADEYKDAYVEYNDANLKFFKEKGIAFELDKIRRDLDNFRVHFDVWSSEQSIRDAGKVEKALDVLHEKGLTYEEDGALWFATTKFGDDKDRVLRKKDGSYTYLVPDIAYHKDKLDRGFDMLVDLLGADHHGYIPRLKASIEALGNNPDKLQVDIIQMVRLVENGEEVKMSKRLGNAVTIRELCEEVGVDAVRYFFVQRAVDTHLDFDLGLARKQSNDNPVYYAQYAHARICSILRQASEIAEAQSFELLTHEKEIALMKYINEFTNVVSDAARSRAPHKVCNYIQKLAQHFHSFYNVCKVNDPQQPELSSQRLALLKATKITLKNALYLIGVDAIEKM
- the rpoE gene encoding DNA-directed RNA polymerase subunit delta, encoding MKKSMVDVAYDLMSTKKKATVFLKLWEEVCQVMAFTKQQEEDNIAQFYSDLSLDDRFVNIGENKWDLRERHTYHEVVVDTEEILIDEETDDDYEEEEAAKAGDEEF